The following are encoded together in the Lactuca sativa cultivar Salinas chromosome 1, Lsat_Salinas_v11, whole genome shotgun sequence genome:
- the LOC111885268 gene encoding uncharacterized protein LOC111885268 encodes MERKRKPDSVSGTEGLGKKPKTDYRGKGQQGRGRCGKYGRSHEGTCRAGSSGCFKCGRTGYVSRDYIAACTTTTTALSDLICFQCNQRGHKRSQFPSLAAAGKVMAPAPATLRITDGRQGRAETLVAKSRTFQLTTEEARAAPDVVTGSFLVNDISAMVLFDSGATRSFVSLALRKRFSRASGELDCPLYVEIVDDRTGSNLTEKLGNFLGWNTNSLR; translated from the exons atggagaggaagaggaagccagattcGGTATCTGGCACGGAGGGCTTGGGCAAGAAGCCCAAGACAGATTACAGagggaagggccagcagggccgagGCCGCTGCGGAAAGTATGGCAGGTCACACGAGGGGACGTGCAGGGCAGGgagttcgggctgcttcaagtgcggccgaacAGGATATGTGAGCAGAGATTATATTGCAGCTTGTACTACTACTACCACCGCattatctgatctgatttgctttcagtgcaatcagaggggccataagaggTCCCAGTTCCCGAGTTTGGCAGCGGCAGGGaaggtgatggcacccgcccctgctacattgaggattacagacggtcGTCAGGGCCGGGCTGAGACGCTAGTGGCAAAGAGTAGAACCTTCCAGTTGACAACAGAGGAGGCACGTGCAGCTCCTGATGTGGTTACGG GATCATTCTTGGTGAACGACATTTCAgctatggtattgtttgattcgggggctacccgatcatttgtgtcgctTGCGCTTAGAAAGCGATTTAGTAGAGCTTCAGGGGAGCTGGACTGCCCACTCTATGTGGAGATAGTGGATGACAGGACC